From Anoplopoma fimbria isolate UVic2021 breed Golden Eagle Sablefish chromosome 11, Afim_UVic_2022, whole genome shotgun sequence, one genomic window encodes:
- the setd1a gene encoding LOW QUALITY PROTEIN: histone-lysine N-methyltransferase SETD1A (The sequence of the model RefSeq protein was modified relative to this genomic sequence to represent the inferred CDS: inserted 1 base in 1 codon) — translation MDPDGGADSQKAVSLQWKSYKLVQDPATRRVAQKIYRYDGVHFSVPDSGFPPVGELRDPRPRRLWSRYTELSLPVPKFKLDEFYVGPIPLKEVSFARLNDNIKEPFLAEMCAKFGEVEEMEILFHPKTRKHLGLARVLFTSTRGAKDTVKHLHNTSVMGNIIHAQLDIKGQQRQKYYDLIVNGSYTPQTVPLGGKALTERLQPPAPTQPPPQPQPDTSSEVRRRLSSELSVLAAGVQALTSGSATPCSGDTGFSDQRLDTPPPSMAGPFTPGSTASSQGGGGTPYSSRSGTPFSQDSGYTAGRHTGYTTGTLGSGYPPQDMLPSSSSSSAVSSTVGGYKVSRYSEDAQEPSAYQRGRPIYPPNTSYRPNEPPCYPPFPNAGGPGPHMAHHSSMPPPPLAAQFDPPPMSDRERNRDRDSAGRYGAAGVGSRRSSYHQQDTNSSTKYHSHHSHHHSDRRDDRGYRRDSLGARSGDHGHQRHRNHHHSHNHHGGSSSSRRRSSHDPDRDRDRDRERDRDRDSDYSNSSDPRYNSNSYRSSSNSMSPPSSYGAFSSSKEPAPAPPQGLDASTRVGGTSLAERGSLPPVGADKDYHAGHHGALPPPPPPPPPLPPASVIAAAVAETLGTLDFNQDSPAREEQWTKPKRRPSTPPAPPKTPPPSSPPLPSIASSSTSPSSTSLPHHLPSSSSSPPPPQRDSSSPEPDSTNESLPFVYHSSSLDSRIEMLLKEQKAKFSFLASDEEDEEDRKEEKQRGVREDGGDRRGGSGDVTGEHTSGSHVGDNGEKDHRRKGDRDGHRGRKRGKGGEGRKSPSVLTSTIPSSSTYSSRNLLPEESQPQVGLTGTGAFQEESLQAGSADTQSRTGAHTPPYNGRSQSSPRSSGEDMEISDEEEEQTTITTVNTHQPSITSGSSPSSSQAAMPSQTTDPSSSSPPISDSAQHFGSSMHPPIPSYPPHLPPPPPPGYSLQPPPPPGIPPLPHMELHPEYAPMPHHMYDYASSMELMNQYSGGAPMSFQMQTHMLSRLHQLRLSSANGSPGPGEAATADYASYHLHSMPPPHTHHPYMDQEGSGAGAHYDQDHRYMPTHMSYAYPDPHSTQIPPPPHHGIHPPHSGWPPHVLQQHYPSYMPPPGYSTMLPGEGDEYRTPGEEMPMLADNPHEATVQMVLGNLIQEMKNIMQRDLNRKMVENVAFATFDEWWERKETKAKPFQTMVRGVSALRDDEKKEEKVNRPREPLTSLVDWAKSGGMEGLSIRGALRLPSFKVKRKEPQELEEGDMKRPRPSTPPDEDDEAAEGRMPEAIRHGAERDNKRRKKKPRNRKPWELGSEGEETSDGSSTEKEDEEESEKESDDDALSVDSDDESLSSSSEGSSSSASSSSSSSEDEDEEEGERAESEGPDSMDDSTMDSTTEKDRENRAAAVSKAEVKTGEAKDNKADTSAPTKRPPSPPYPRPSSPIVLVPPLKKRRKTVSFSTGEIDSKTPLPAAPLSPSPSPSHLGAESPLLSPCRPGDSPXTASPSPSSRPSQAIQLLPFASKPGEGNALIVPPSGRIQDSDEPKRVLPVPPQITPAKSPGKRGAGKDSPKSPIPPVMVCRTVQNLPSDHASMCRMAFEEAPPTPPVNKRSRGRPRMTSLSASSCHSLREEDEDEEEREQRLRLREQLGASSLLQLASASTDLSVLADVALKMDPDAGDSEETETSDEAEEQKMEEDLFSPESLALVMSPEGVIVIMEHNYCKPPVLPVPSGAKRTSSKQDPSVLLPADLNTISGVLEAPEEVIGEALPSRGDTGEYLSTMGVLCESEDGSQAASLPLSSKKKMVVGKGFELEKDNSKKTRRKDKENLEVNLTQKQKEQPGKKQRKRKLEDSEEEVDVEELESGELSSSDTEDETVEDLRKSERLFLQEAGVTSSQRWPKPFPAATELPAKKYDNRSEFEQMTILYDIWNSGLDGEDLTLLRKTYEKLLQDNHSSDWLNDTHWVNHTVTNLPNPRRKKKNAGGQLREHLTGCARSEGYYAISRKEKDVYLDLDLPEQVIREVENVDSSGANRVLSERRSEQRRLLTVIGTTAVMDSDLLKLNQLKYRKKKLRFGRSRIHEWGLFAMEPIAADEMVIEYVGQNIRQMVADNREKRYAQQGIGSSYLFRVDHDTIIDATKCGNLARFINHCCTPSCYAKVITIESQKKIVIYSKQAIAVNEEITYDYKFPLEENKIPCLCGTENCRGTLN, via the exons ATGGATCCAGACGGTGGGGCAGATTCACAAAAAGCTGTCAGTCTGCAGTGGAAGAGCTACAAACTCGTCCAGGACCCGGCCACACGGAGGGTTGCTCAGAAGATCTACAGATACGATGGAGTCCACTTCAGTGTGCCA GACTCTGGATTTCCTCCCGTGGGTGAATTGCGTGACCCTAGACCCAGGAGGCTTTGGTCCAGGTATACAGAGCTGTCCCTGCCAGTGCCGAAGTTTAAG cttGATGAGTTCTACGTGGGTCCCATACCCCTCAAGGAGGTGAGCTTTGCCAGACTCAATGACAACATCAAGGAGCCCTTCTTGGCAGAAATGTGTGCCAAGTTTGGtgaggtggaggagatggagatcCTGTTTCATCCCAAGACCAGGAAGCACCTGGGCCTGGCCAGGGTGTTGTTTACCAGCACCAGAGGAGCGAAGGACACAGTCAAACATCTGCACAACACTTCTGTCATGGGTAACATCATTCACGCTCAGCTGGATATAAAAG GCCAGCAGAGGCAGAAGTATTACGACCTGATAGTAAACGGGTCCTACACTCCTCAGACGGTTCCCCTGGGAGGAAAGGCTCTGACAGAGAGGCTCCAGCCGCCGGCCCCCACACAGCCGCCACCACAACCACAGCCTGACACG TCATCAGAAGTCAGGCGGAGGCTCTCCAGTGAGCTTTCGGTTTTGGCTGCGGGGGTCCAGGCCCTCACGTCAGGAAGCGCCACCCCTTGCTCTGGGGATACTGGTTTCAGTGATCAGCGTCTGGACACGCCACCCCCCTCCATGGCAGGCCCCTTCACACCAGGCTCCACTGCTTCCTCtcagggtggaggaggaactCCTTACAGCTCCAGATCTGGGACTCCTTTCTCACAAGACTCGGGCTACACCGCCGGCAG GCATACTGGCTACACCACTGGCACTTTGGGCAGCGGCTACCCTCCCCAGGACATgctgccttcctcctcctcgtcctctgcaGTCTCATCTACTGTCGGCGGATACAAAGTGTCTCGCTACTCGGAGGATGCACAGGAACCTTCAGCGTATCAACGCGGCCGCCCTATTTACCCCCCAAACACATCGTACCGTCCCAACGAGCCACCCTGCTACCCCCCATTCCCCAATGCTGGAGGGCCCGGGCCACACATGGCGCACCACTCCTCGATGCCTCCGCCACCTCTTGCCGCCCAATTTGATCCGCCCCCAATGTCCGACAGGGAACGCAACCGCGACAGAGACTCGGCGGGGCGCTACGGGGCGGCGGGGGTCGGCTCCAGAAGGTCGTCGTACCACCAGCAAGACACAAACTCTTCCACAAAGTACCATTCCCACCACTCGCACCACCACTCCGATCGCAGGGATGACAGGGGGTACCGGCGAGACAGCCTGGGCGCCCGATCAGGTGACCACGGCCACCAGAGACACCGCAACCACCACCATTCTCACAACCACCatggcggcagcagcagcagccgcagaAGGAGCAGCCATGACCCGGACAGGGATCGAGACAGAGACCGAGAAAGAGACCGGGACAGAGACAGTGACTACTCCAACAGCTCCGACCCCAGATACAATTCCAACTCCTACCGCTCCTCCTCTAACAGCATGTCTCCGCCCTCATCTTACGGCGCATTTTCCTCCTCCAAAGAGCCTGCCCCAGCTCCCCCTCAGGGATTAGACGCTTCCACTCGTGTAGGGGGCACAAGTCTCGCAGAGAGGGGTTCTCTGCCTCCTGTAGGTGCTGACAAAGACTACCACGCTGGCCACCACGGTGCCCTGCCTCCACCTCCCCCACCGCCTCCCCCACTCCCGCCAGCTTCAGTCATCGCAGCGGCTGTAGCAGAGACACTCGGAACGCTGGACTTCAACCAGGACAGTCCGGCTCGCGAAGAGCAGTGGACGAAGCCCAAACGCCGCCCCAGCACCCCACCCGCACCGCCCAAGACACCGCCGCCGTCCTCCCCGCCCCTCCCTTCCATCGcttcctcctctacctccccttcctctacctccctccctcaccatcttccctcctcttccagctcccCACCGCCCCCTCAACGCGACTCGTCTTCCCCGGAGCCCGACTCCACCAACGAGAGTTTACCGTTCGTCTACCACAGCAGCAGCCTCGACTCTCGTATTGAGATGCTCCTGAAGGAACAAAAGGCTAAGTTCTCTTTCCTCGCCTCTgacgaggaagacgaggaggataggaaggaggagaagcagaggggCGTTCGTGAGGATGGTGGAGACCGAAGAGGCGGGTCAGGTGACGTAACAGGGGAGCACACAAGTGGTAGTCATGTGGGAGACAATGGGGAGAAAGACCACAGGAGGAAAGGGGACAGAGATGGACACAGAGGAAGGAAACGGGGGAAGGggggagaaggaaggaagagtcCCAGTGTCCTTACATCGACCATACCCTCCTCTTCCACCTACTCTTCCCGCAATCTGCTCCCAGAGGAATCCCAGCCACAGGTCGGCCTCACTGGGACTGGAGCTTTCCAGGAGGAATCTTTACAAGCTGGATCTGCAGATACACAGAGCAGGACAGGAGCACACACACCGCCGTACAACGGACGGAGTCAG tccTCCCCTCGCTCCTCAGGGGAAGACATGGAGATCtcagacgaggaggaggagcagacaaCCATAACAACGGTGAACACCCACCAGCCCTCCATCACCTCAGGCTCCTCACCCTCTTCGTCCCAGGCTGCCATGCCTTCACAAACAACGGACCCCTCATCTTCGTCCCCACCCATCTCTGACTCTGCACAGCACTTTGGCTCCTCCATGCACCCTCCCATTCCTTCCTATCCTCCTCAtttgcctcctccacctccccctggTTACTCCCTCCAGCCCCCGCCTCCCCCTGGGATCCCTCCCCTGCCCCACATGGAGCTGCACCCCGAGTATGCTCCCATGCCCCACCACATGTATGACTATGCCTCGTCCATGGAGCTGATGAACCAGTACAGCGGCGGAGCTCCCATGTCTTTCCAAATGCAGACCCACATGCTGAGTCGACTACACCAGCTGCGCTTGTCGTCGGCCAACGGCAGCCCAGGTCCCGGCGAGGCAGCCACCGCGGACTACGCCTCCTACCATCTCCACTCAAtgcccccaccacacacacaccacccctACATGGACCAAGAGGGCAGCGGGGCGGGTGCTCACTATGACCAGGACCACCGCTACATGCCCACCCACATGTCCTACGCCTACCCAGACCCCCACAGCACTCAGATACCCCCCCCTCCACACCATGGCATCCATCCGCCTCACTCTGGCTGGCCTCCACACGTCTTACAGCAACACTACCCCTCGTACATGCCCCCACCTGGCTACAGCACCATGCTGCCCGGGGAGGGAGACGAGTACAGGACTCCAGGGGAGGAGATGCCCATGTTGGCTGATAATCCACATGAAGCCACGGTGCAGATGGTCCTTGGCAATCTGATCCAGGAAATGAAGAACATCATGCAGAGGGACCTGAACCGCAAGATGGTGGAGAACGTTGCCTTTGCGACGTTTGACGAGTGGTGGGAGAGGAAAGAGACCAAGGCCAAG CCTTTCCAGACTATGGTTAGAGGGGTGTCCGCCTTACGGGACgatgagaaaaaagaggaaaaggtcAACCGTCCTCGGGAGCCTCTCACGTCTCTTGTGGATTGGGCAAAGAGCGGTGGCATGGAGGGATTGTCTATTCGAGGAGCACTACGGCTGCCTTCCTTCAAG GTGAAGAGGAAAGAACCTCAGGAGCTTGAAGAGGGAGACATGAAACGTCCGCGACCCTCGACCCCTCCAGACGAGGATGACGAAG CTGCTGAGGGCAGAATGCCAGAGGCCATCAGACACGGAGCTGAAAGGGAcaacaagaggaggaaaaagaagccAAGAAATCGTAAACCTTGGGAGCTCGGCAGTGAGGGAGAGGAAACATCCGATGGCTCCTCCACTGAAaag gaggatgaagaagaaagcGAAAAGGAGTCTGATG ATGATGCCCTTAGTGTCGATAGTGATGATGAGAGCCTCTCTTCGTCCTCTGAGggctcttcctcctcagcatcCTCATCTTCGTCTTCCtctgaagatgaggatgaagaggaaggagagagggctGAGAGTGAAGGGCCAGACTCCATGGATGACTCCACCATGGACAGcacaacagagaaagacag GGAAAATAGAGCAGCTGCTGTTTCAAAGGCAGAGGTCAAGACAG GTGAAGCCAAGGACAACAAGGCGGATACATCAGCACCAACCAAGCGTCCTCCATCTCCCCCGTACCCCCGTCCTTCGTCCCCCATTGTTCTTGTTCCCCCTCTCAAGAAACGCAGGAAGACCGTCTCGTTCTCCACAGGCGAGATCGACAGCAAAACGCCGCTGCCCGCTGCACCTttatctccatctccatctccctctcatCTGGGGGCTGaatctcccctcctctccccatgCAGGCCTGGAGACTCCC TCACTGCTTCCCCGTCCCCCTCGTCTCGTCCCTCTCAGGCCATCCAACTGCTCCCCTTTGCCTCCAAACCAGGTGAAGGCAATGCCCTCATCGTGCCGCCGTCCGGACGAATCCAAGATTCTGATGAGCCCAAAAGGGtacttcctgttcctcctcAGATCACCCCGGCTAAATCTCCTGGAAAACGAGGGGCAGGCAAAGACTCCCCCAAATCTCCCATCCCTCCTGTTATGGTGTGCCGCACCGTGCAGAACCTGCCGTCGGACCACGCCTCTATGTGCAGGATGGCCTTCGAGGAAGCCCCTCCCACACCTCCCGTCAACAAACGGTCCAGAGGCCGGCCTCGGATGACCAGCTTGTCTGCTTCGTCCTGTCACTCCCTcagagaggaagacgaggatgaggaagagagagagcagaggttGAGACTCAGAGAGCAGCTGGGGGCTTCGAGCCTCCTGCAGCTGGCCTCAGCTTCAACCGACCTGTCTGTGTTGGCGGACGTAGCCCTGAAAATGGACCCCGACGCTGGGGACTCAGAGGAGACGGAGACGTCTGATGAGGCGGAGGAGCAGAAGATGGAGGAAGATCTCTTCTCTCCAGAGTCACTGGCTCTGGTTATGAGTCCTGAGGGTGTCATTGTCATTATGGAGCACAACTACTGCAAACCCCCAGTTCTCCCAGTACCATCTGGTGCCAAAAGGACTTCCTCCAAACAGGACCCCTCTGTCTTACTCCCAGCAGACCTCAACACTATTTCTGGGGTGCTTGAAGCGCCAGAGGAGGTCATCGGAGAGGCGCTACCCTCCAGAGGAGATACAGGAGAATACTTATCTACAATGGGAGTGCTTTGTGAATCCGAGGATGGGAGCCAGGCTGCATCTCTACCTCTGTCGTCAAAGAAGAAGATGGTGGTTGGCAAAGGTTTCGAGCTTGAAAAGGACAACAGCaaaaagacgagaagaaaagacaaagagaaccTGGAGGTTAatctcacacaaaaacagaaggagCAGCCGGGCAAGAAGCAGAGGAAACGGAAACTAGAG GACTCTGAGGAAGAAGTGGACGTGGAGGAGCTTGAGTCCGGAGAGCTGTCCAGCTCCGACACAGAGGACGAGACGGTTGAAGACCTGAGGAAGAGTGAGCGCCTCTTTCTGCAGGAGGCGGGCGTAACGTCGTCCCAGCGCTGGCCCAAACCCTTCCCAGCAGCAACGGAGCTACCAGCCAAGAAGTACGACAACCGCAGCGAGTTTGAGCAGATGACCATCCTGTATGACATCTGGAACTCCGGTCTGGACGGCGAAGACTTGACTTTGCTGAGGAAGACTTATGAGAAGCTGCTACAAGACAACCACAGCTCTGACTGGCTCAACGACACTCACTGGGTCAACCACACTG TTACCAATTTGCCAAATCCTCGGCGGAAGAAGAAGAACGCGGGAGGACAGCTTCGTGAGCATCTGACCGGTTGTGCCAGGAGCGAGGGCTACTACGCCATCAGCCGCAAGGAGAAGGACGTCTATCTGGACCTGGACCTGCCCGAGCAGGTCATCCGGGAGGTGGAGAACGTCGACAGCTCG